The sequence CAGCACAAACAGATGTTCTTTGTTCTCTTTCACTGTCCAGatgcacaaacatgttttctatgACTGTCACTCTTCCTTCATCCTCTCCTTTAACGTAATGGATAGTATCTCCGGAGTTAGGAAATTTAAGGTTATTGTAGGTGGAAATTCACATTCAGACACTTGTGATAGCAGCTGTTTGCTTTATTTGCTGTTAACTTTGTTTATTCACTGTTCCTCCTTCCTTGTCAAGAACTTATTATTCCTCCTTTTATTTAACGCTTCTCAACCAAGGAGGTGTGAAAGTAAAGTTACAGTCCTCTTGCTTTGGTACAAATCACACTGGTTGGGTCAAGTTTCATTTGTAAAAgtttcaaacaaacattaatttatTAACCTAAGTCTCCTCCTGGTTTCCCCCCCCTATTCAGTATAAAGGAGTATCTTGTTTAGTTTTGTATGAAGGGCTGCCCGTATCTTTCTTCAGATTTCACTGGTCTGCATGTGACATAACAggacaaaatgcagcagcattACAATAAAGGACTTTTCCAAAGTAGCCTCTACACCCCCTCCCTATCTACTCCCACTCTGTTTGCACGTTCATGTGGACAGTCCGCCATATTAAGTGCCATCCCAAACCAACTAGCGGGGAGTGGAAGCACAGACACAAACTAACTCAAACTAACAAAGACATTTAATATTGCCACGCAGATGTTAAAAACTTAAAGTTTATGTTGTATTTAGAGTCAAACATACTGTTCTCTAGTCTAAAAAACGGTAGCCGTGTTCTAGAGATTGTAAAGATtgtaaagtgttttttgtatatttacagGGGCTGTTGCTAAAAGCAAGCAGCTTATAAACATAAGGAGAGTGTGACTACAAACAGACGAAGTGGGAATTGGTAGGGTTAGTTTTGGAAAAGGCCCTAAGACTGCACAAGTCATATCAGGAGACGTGTCAGGGGGGAGTCAGCAGGACAGAGAACAGAATATAAGTAAGTTCACAGTATCACAGACCATCAGACTGGAAGGCAGAAGTGAAGAGGACTCTGATCTAAATGACTACACCAGGTAAGGACAAACAgggtgaaaatattttttaacctGGGAATATTTCCAAGACCAATAAGTTGTCTGCTGGTCTCCTTCTTGTTTTTGccctttctgtctgtgtcacgGTGGAGAGCTGTCTACCTGGGTAATAATGTCAGgatgaaataaaccagaattgtGGCCTTGTGATgagtcaaaatgtatttatcattgAGATTGAGGCTCACTTATTGATGATTTAAGACTCATCTGAAGCACCAACTATCCTCACCTGCAAGAATCTCACATATTATCAGTTTATTTCAAACTTGATGCGTTAACATTAACATGCTGAATATCAATTCCCAATATTATAAGGAAGTAAACCTCTGTCCACGCCCATGCAACTAAATACTTTTACTATGTAAAGGacctgagtacttcttccaccgctgtCTGAGAGACACTAACTTCAGACAGTTTGATCAAATGTTGAAGATGTTGTAGGTTTGGTTTGATCTGTGTTGTGTCGTGTTCCTCAACAGGTTGGAGAAATGTCTTCAGATACGATAGAAGTACCTGCGCTGGGTCGACCTTTCACCTTAGGGATGCTCTATGACGCCCGGAAAGATGAACTGATCCCAGGTAGAGTTTGATGTAGACAACAGTACAATAATATAATTACTTACTCAGCCTGTCTCAGAAAAGTTATCAAATTTATCAACAAGAGTACAGATTTGGTTTTAGTGCTGCCCACAAGAAAGGAAATCGATTCCCCCCAAATAATTCAAAGAGCAGtaaattttctgtcttttggaCAGTGCAAGCCTGCTTGTGGAGCTCTTGCTTTGTGTTTAATCACTGTCAAAGTGACCAAAGTAGTACTTCctccattgtttttcatgtattttaatattttcttctaCTCAATTCAAAGTATTTAATTTATGGTACCATGGTTACTTTGTCATCAGGTCTTTGTCAGGttattatcatatatttatGGCACTGATATGAAAGGATAATTACCGTATATGTATCTGCattactgtttttactctttgtgtttccttcatATGATGATATCCCAGTTAGTGGCTAAATATACTTCTGACTACAAATGTATAAGAAATAGGAAAaggtaaacacatttattgtttcaggGGGGAAAAGATTCATTAATGTTTGTGCACAAATGTCATTACCATAGATAAATTATATTAATGCACAACAGGCTTTCAGTAATACTTGCAGTGTTACTGTACCATTGTATCGccatttacatgtgaaatttAGCAAATGACAATATAACCCAAGATATTTGATGTGGGTAATGAAGCtagaaggaaaacattttttaattgcaTCATATCATGTGGTCTTTAAAAACTCATCTTTTCAATGGCATGTCTGAAAAATGGCTCATCTCCACTTATACAAAAGGGTCACTATGCAAGGAGTGTAGTGATGTGGTCTATACccaagaaatgtatttttgataataaaaagataaaaacaaaacaaaaaaacccatctgtCTTCTGGAAAATCTCCTTCTCTCATCTTGCAACAGCTGGCGGACGATGGCGACCGTTGCCACTCCCGACCGTTGTCTGTGTATAAAGATTTATTATAAgtatacaaatatttatatacagtcaaagATCCTGACAGATGCTGATTGGAAACCACAAAGCTTGCCGCTGTATTTACACCCTACACCTTAATGAAGGGAACTTCATTCAGCTGTGAGTGTGACTACAAACAGACGAAGTGGGAGTGGGTAGGGTTAGTTTTGGAAAAATGCCCTAAGATTGCACAAGTCATATCAGGAGACATGccaggtgtgagtcagcaggACAGAGAACAGAATCACAGTATCACAGACCATCAGACTGGAAGGCAGACGTGAAGAGGACTCTGATCTAAACGACTACACCAGGTAAGGACAAACAgggtgaaaatattttttaacctGGGAATATTTCCAAGACCAATAAGTTGTCTGCTGGTCTCCTTCTTGTTTTTGccctttctgtctgtgtcacgGTGGAGAGCTGTCTACCTGGGTAATAATGTCAGgatgaaataaaccagaattatcctttttAGGGCGTGGCCTTGTGATgagtcaaaatgtatttatcataGAGATTGAGGCTCACTTATGGATGATTTAAGACTCGTCTGAAGCACCAACTATCCTCACCTGCAAGAATATTATAAGCAAGTAAACCTCTGTCCACGCCCATTCAACTAAATGTCAGACTAGCTTAAATTGTTTAGTGTGTATGTCGTCTTACTAAGATCTAGTATGGGCCTTTGTATGAAATTTCTATGCTGTTTCTATATGTATATCTATTTGCTATTTATTCTAAAATCCTATATTTTATGTTATAGTTGTAATAATGAAACCTATTTCTGTTATCAAGTGTTCTAAAGTAATGATCTCTTATTGCATGTTATTAGATAAACTCTATCGGTAAGAGCAGTTTATTATTTTAGCAGTTAATCAGTAACTAACAGCTGTttcctaatatacagtatgtttattggAAAAAGCCGCACTGCACGTTTAAAATTAAGAAGTCAACACTTTGTATTTCATGagaataataaatgtaaaaaaagaaatgtcccACAGCTCTGTGagtttgtggaaaaacaatttttcatactagtaatggagtatttttacattgctctATTGATATTTTTACTATGTAATGGacctgagtacttcttccaccactgtctgaGAGACACTAACTTCAGACAGTTTGATCAAATGTTGAAGATGTTGTGAGTTTGGTTTGATCTGTGTTGTGTCGTGTTCCTCAACAGGTTGGAGAAATGTCTTCAGATACAATAGAAGTACCTGCGCTGGGTCGACCTTTCACCTTAGGGATGCTCTATGACGCCCGGAAAGATGAACTGATCCCAGGTAGAGCTTGATGTAGACAACAGTACAATAATATAATTACTTACTCAGCCTGTCTCAGAAAAGTTATCAAATTTATCAACAAGAGTACAGATTTGGTTTTAGTGCTGCCCACAAGAAAGGAAATCGATTCCCCCCaaataattcattattatttatttatttatttatttattctcttgtcACCCTCATATATTTCATagactttgtttctttgtccatagcacacattattttctttacagttcaatgtacagtaaagtACGTTGATCCTGATCATAACCAATAATCTGCAGTACTACATAATGTTATACTGACTATATGTTAAGGCTGTTGCCGGTGTCTTCATCACACCATTTCCATCACAGAGATGTGCTTAAGCCATCATGACCATTTAACATTAATGCTGGGCTTCCATAGGAATGCCCACCGACTTTTGGCACATTTGTCATTATTTGATCCATACACAAGAATCACAAAGAAACAGTTGCATAACTAtgaaaaaattatatatttagaaatataaatttaaaagcCACTTATAGCTCTATCAGCATTTAATTTTTGTCCCATTCTTGTGCGCTTGCAGTCAACCAGAGAACAACAATAATTCTCACCTGCTGTGGACCTGAGAAAAGAAACCTGATACAGTTTATTAGCATGTGCGCCCAGTGAGCAACTTACTTTGAAATATCCAGTTACCTAAATGATGGAAGAAAAGTGTTAGATGGACATGAGCGTAGCCCTTACTGATGAATATTATTTGAACCAAGGACATTGTTTGTACGCTCCAATGACTCTGTAGCAGAGATTGTGATTGGAGATTCTTAACTGAAGTCTGGAATATACTTGTTGGTCCAGTCTCCCACATTTCTTGAAAGATCCATATTAGCTCTAGTTAAAAgttgacaaaatgtttttttttctgctttaataCATTATTGATGTTTACTTTATGTAGGTTTCTCTTTGTGGGATAAAACAACTCTAGAAGAGAACACAACTGAAACCCCTAAACCCGGCTGTGAATTTCAGATTATGGCAGAAGACACCATTGATTCCAAGtcttctctgctggatgttgaAGTTTCTCTGAAGGTCAGTGTCCTGAGTGGACTGATTGAAGTTGGAGGATCTGCCAAGTACCTGAACGATCAGAAGATATTCAAgaatcagagcagagtgacaCTTCAGTACAAAGCTACCACCAACTTCAGACAGTTATCGATGACCGAACTTGGAACACAGAACATGCAACAAACAGATGTTATTAAGAAGAGCTCGGCAACGCATGTGGTCACAGGCATCCAATATGGAGCAAATGCTttctttgtatttgacagtgagAAGTTAGAAGATAGCAAAGTTCAAGACACCCAGGTTGGCATGCAAGCTGTGATCAAGAAGATTCCATCATGTAAACCTGGGGTGGAAGCTAGAATCCAGCTCACCAACGAAGAAAAGGTCCTGACAGACAAATTCTCCTGCAAATTCTATGGCGACCTCCTCCTTGAAAGCAACCCTGCAACATTTGATGAAGCAGTGAAGACCTGCAAAGAACTTCCAAAGCTACtgggaaaaaagggagagaatgCTGTTCCATTGAAGGTCTGGCTGATGCCGTTGAAGAATTTTGATTCCGAAGCCGCTGAGCTGAAGCGTGAGATCAGCGTTGGACTAATGATGAAAGCTAAAGATGCTCTAGAAGGTGTTGAACAGATAGAAATGAGATGCAACGATTCTCTGGCAGACAGAGTGTCAGATGATTTTCCACAGATGCGCGAAATGCTGAGCAGTTTCCAAAAACTGTATCATAATTATACATCTGAGCTCCAACAGGACATAAAGAAGGCACTTCCCGCCATCCGTGAAGGCAATGAAGATGAGAGCTCATTAGAAAAACTCTTTGAAGACAGAGACAAGTCACCATTCAGTCAGGAAAATCTAAACAAGTTGATGGatcataaagagagagagatcaatG is a genomic window of Thunnus maccoyii chromosome 20, fThuMac1.1, whole genome shotgun sequence containing:
- the LOC121887206 gene encoding stonustoxin subunit beta-like, whose protein sequence is MSSDTIEVPALGRPFTLGMLYDARKDELIPGFSLWDKTTLEENTTETPKPGCEFQIMAEDTIDSKSSLLDVEVSLKVSVLSGLIEVGGSAKYLNDQKIFKNQSRVTLQYKATTNFRQLSMTELGTQNMQQTDVIKKSSATHVVTGIQYGANAFFVFDSEKLEDSKVQDTQVGMQAVIKKIPSCKPGVEARIQLTNEEKVLTDKFSCKFYGDLLLESNPATFDEAVKTCKELPKLLGKKGENAVPLKVWLMPLKNFDSEAAELKREISVGLMMKAKDALEGVEQIEMRCNDSLADRVSDDFPQMREMLSSFQKLYHNYTSELQQDIKKALPAIREGNEDESSLEKLFEDRDKSPFSQENLNKLMDHKEREINVIRYCVDIINRTDAKIVQSKAELEREVLTPGVEDALCFVFTSVGSTDPFLDAMTKYLDSPEEGSTDEDYGYISDEVLTKMREKAKDFHDVAKGLKDSKQFRFLVAALENKEYTGATIYHYKEGSLVTDDFTKPDVPDVRTAHDRRDLIWYACDLTLDPNTANNNLTLSDENKKATCGAFQAYPDHPERFETHFQVLCNEKLSGRHYWEVEWGNGDCGEVGVALTYEGIDRKGDRLLSKLGHNSKSWYFGNKGGLQAWHDRQRHYGPLPATDCSRVGVYLDWPAGTLSFYRVSYNTLTHLYTFNTTFTEPVYPAICAMVKSNYVFLCPF